ccatattacacttaaaataaaagtatgtTATATTTGAGTTTGTTTTTTGTCTAactaaattaatatatttttcatttattggTGGATtacacaaaataatatttttataattattattttgcaatctaataattttttcaataatatttgaataaataaGAGACGAAAAACCGGGAGAATAAGCACCAGATGAAAATTCTTCATCTTCATCTGGATCTACATCTACATCTAGATCCTGTTCGTCATCAGTTATAGAATCATAATGGTTCTCTTTATTTCCTCTCATTTTTGTACATCTATCTTTACTATTTAACAAAGACaaatgatttatataaatataattataattgtCAATAAAGAAATTGATCATATTTTGCATCTTCTTCGTTTTAAcaccaaaaaatattattatattatttttaaatttctttttaaactcgtaaaaataattgtctttatttctatatataaatattttacctttatttaaaaatgtgtgACCTATAGAATTACAATTAAACTCCCCAATCCCATTCATATCTTtgtttttcaaaaataaaagaaagtTTTTATactcatcatttttattgataTCTATTTCTGAGCTAGCTTTTTTTCCTTCCTCCCCTAAACCAGTCTCATTAATAGGTAAGGCATTCTCTGAATTTGAAAGTAGACAATACGAATCAGGAATAATATCAGTTTGtattaattttgataaatcAATAATATGGGAAAAGTttgttaaaatatatttattgtaagatttatttttttctaaagtttcttttaaaatcctttttattaattctactgttaaatttttatattttttttttgtaaactcaattttttttccaagcAATGAATTATTcttttcttctttattaCATAACTCATTAAGATTTAAattgatataatttattttttcaaaatattttactatctcattttcttcatttatatttggtataattataaaatttttatttttttttatattttttttttccttcttTCCCCATTTTGGctttatattatcacaAGGTTCACcctcattttttacattttcattaaactGTCTTATGTCTATATTCATGTATTTGTCTATCCATTGATTTATCCATAAGTTTGCAATATTTGGATCTGGTTTTTCTTGacataaattttgaaaacatTCAACCAAAATAGTTTTCaactttatattattttcttcattttttaaataattaaaatttttataaaaaaaaaagttatttatttgatctactgtaattatattattatattgtccattattaaaatatttttttgttaatatttttatattatttatattttttactaataTTATGTCATCgttatttatacaaaatatacttCTAATACTATTTGGTCTTTTTGTTTTCGATTCATTTACACTTTTTGAACccatcaaataaaataaactagtaatacaatttattctagataaaattataattatcataaatttttctttatcccaatttattatttcatttattccttctttttgtaattcatttaaaatgttttcatttgtaggtactattttttcttctaaGATATTAAACCCATATTCCTTTAAATACATTCTTAGTATTGTTAAATTCTCAGGTTTCattacacttttttttattactaaaattgcattttcatttttaaattggctctttgaaaaaaacatgttTATCTCTTTGTCTATTCTATCCTCATCAGGGAGATGCTAATCGTATTAGGAAGTatgtcatatatatatgtttgtaaaaaatgaacaaatacTATCAAacacttttatttattcacgttttttatttatctcTTTTAAATGCACTTACCACTGCGGTCCTAACTTCGTCGGTACcatatttcctttttagaCATCCAATCggaatattttcaaaaccCATCATTGACAAGGATGGCCCACATAGTATTCGAGAACGGCTTACACAGTTTGTTCCCTCCACAGCAAGGCACACTATCaataaacaataataataaataatttaaacagTATGAAATGGTAAGAAGTAATAGTAAGTAAGAATATGCACACTTTGCttattttcactttttatgACCCACCTATTCCCTTGTCGGAAGTCATAAAATCTATCAAACTGCTATAGTATGGCTGTTATCAAAAAagtaagaaaaaaattaaagcaAAAGAAATGAACCGCTTCAAATGCATAACTATGTTGTAAATAGTAGtccttttaaaatatataccttATCCACTGAATGCTCATAAATTTCCTTTGCTTTTTCAATAGATAATGTTTCTCTCTTTACAGAAACAATTAATAAGTTAAAATTCAGTATGTCATTTATTACATCgcttattttgttttgctCTATAACATCaggttttattattattaaatttctCTCTAAATTAGTTTTATCGAGggaaggaaaaaaataatttatgtcTCGAATAAAGTACCATTCATTTTTGCTGAAATAAAATGGGATGTCTTTGTATTGTAAATTGCACTGGTATTCTAAGCTGTAAATGTTATAAAGttggaaataaaattgtgtAAATACATAATTACATGTACATAATCAGATGCACATTAACACATGAACATGTTCATGCATGTATAACCATTCGAAATATGACTCATCCTTTATGAGTATCGACTTATTCTTTATTAAATGGTTTAATTTTGCTCTTGTGtctccatttttattctcTACTAAGCAAATAACACACAATCCACtttctatatattcataaaagGCGTCTATACTATTATATTGCTCAGGCTTGTAAGTAAATATTTCTCTAACATCAaactttaaaaaagtaaataaaaaaaaaatgtaaatatatagattgAGCTtaatataacatatttataaaccTTAAGATTGGCAAAACAActtattatatcattacataaaataaatgagcAAACTTCATTTAgtttatacaatttttttcgcataatataatatgaacATTTTCTAAATTGTAGATATGTCTatcatttttgttataCCTTTGTTAAGtgtactttttttttctttaatattataaaatctTTTTCCTctaatttttctataacTTCATCATCCTAcattatatgataatatatataggcttatatttatgtatatgtgTATGGGCACTTATTGTGCCCCCTTTATTGGCATTACTCTCATTGGATCGACCAATACAAGTTTGTCTTGaaataactattttttttttttactttaaaattattagtGACATCAGggagaataataaaaatacatttttcttCTGTCATTATAAATTAGTATGAATGTTCATGCAAATTTTAAGAGAAAAGTACTATTCGCATTTGATTCTCCTAACTATATagacatacatatatttttttaataccaTATTTCacattacatatatatacacacatatatgcaatataaatggtaaatataaataatatatttaatccTTTTTCTCTACCATTTTGATAatacattaaataaataaacctATCAAGAAATGTTTTAGGCACTACTAAAGATTTAATAAATGCATAATACGCCATCCTAAAATGGACATGAAATTGCGCGAGGGATTCTATTGcatttatatgattttaaaatatttcatatcCGAAATTTTTAgatatagaaatatataccTTTTTCTCTTAAACTTTTGAAACgtttaaaaatggaaaagacaataattttttaccttaatattttactacattaatatatatacgcttattaaaataacattatttagtatataatttaaagcatatttattaatatttaagaatatataatataatccTTTATCCGCAAATATATACTACCTATTATGCATTATAAGAGAATTCACTTTTTTCATTcctcataaaatattacaatCCTCATTTTGTTAAACATTTATTATGCCGAaatttctttaaaaatgataaactaataaaatatagtgATAATTGTTgcagaaaataaaatccatttttctatatatttatggctgattaaataatgaatatctAACTAGcctttaaaaatgtatatgatTGGCATGTTTgcctatttttttttctctcataattatataaatccCTATAAATGTCCCACATACTTTGTCCTATACTTTTGTAACGAATAGAATAATTATACAagaatttctttttttttcaatttttataaatatttcataaagTAAATACACACATATGTGTGCATAGGAGAAATCCATTTTTTGTGTAATAAACTGGTATTCACTAGCCACATTTCAATGTGTACAAAAACGAGTCTTAAACGATGGTTTCAAATGTGTCtgaaaaacataaaaacaATCAACATCCCCCTAAgcacaatttttttatatagaaaCATTATATACCGATTTATTACAACTGAAAAGTATCATATTTGAAACAAGCTTAAAACATACTTATTCTTATAAATTCTAATTTGAGAgtattttgttaataactttttaaataaatctagcttaattatttttattttttttttttagatatGTTTTCACATTAATTTGCTATAATTctagctttttttttttttaaataaaaaaaaatatagcgAAAACCacttaaaaattatgaacaagcaatataattttctaaaaaaaaaaataatgtgtGCTTATTTTGTGCacttgttttatttttggcttatttttgtcttattttattcttaacattcatataatactcacacaataatattcattataaatagactaatctttatttatgcacatttttcaatatatacaagtagaaataatattaatttctttaaaaacaaaatatatatatataactgtCACAtagtttaaaaattttaaatgttacaataaatacatattcatagtaataatactattttgttgtttgtctatttttcattttcgaagaaaaaaaatattttttttttgttttcatcgtatattactatttgttaattttgttaCTCTAACAACTTTTGTCTATTCGGttcattaattatttatttttaaatccgATTTAATTAGCATAATTTTAATGCAATTCAATATATCTATAGCCAAttcttaatttattaaaattaagcCAAACCATTAtactttgttttttttttaattttacagtcgataaaatgtataactCTTCCAATCTATcatcaaatgaaaataagcAAATTAAAAGTCccattatatacaaaagtAGAGCAAAAAGTCTTATTCAAAAAAGTGTTGAAAATCGTTCTAGCATGAATATTAATGAGGGTAAAAATGGAACAAGCATTAAggataaaattataagattattttcaagccaacatgaaaaaaatgaaagagaTATTCAAAAAACCAAACTTAaatcaaatgaaaatacttttaaaaatgaaaaaaattataatggaGTTAAGACTAGTCCAGATGACTATGACCAGACTATAGAATGGCAACCAGTTTATCATGAAAcctgtaaaataaaattacctgtagaaaattataatagtaCAAAAATATCGTTGCCTGAAGATGCTTTAGATGATTGGGTTAGtaatcaaaataaagtCTCTCAAAATATCCCCaatacaataaataataagtatgaaaataataatagtgttgataaaaaaatggatttaAGTTgtgattttatttttaataaaaatatggaaaataaattatgttcACAAGATAAAGAACCAGGCTCGAAATTTAAatcttattataattattatttagtaGATGAATATTTAGAAAGTTTAGCAAAAgcacaaaataaaaatttagagGCAACGGGGTTAGATGAAAATGGACAATTATATGATAATGTAAGTTTACATATAAAACCTATAATTACATCAAAGCAACGATTAGAAAATGGTGTCCCATATGATCCacaaaatttattgaaTTAGTTTAAACTCGTTCAATTATTATtgataattaaaaaattgaaaaattaaacataGTTCACATTGTGAATTgagcaaataaaaatatattaactcAATaagttttcattttttttacatgcatatttatgttcatatatattcttaaaGTTTGAAACTTTCTCAACTTTTCcattttgaattattttgcATCATTGTATAGTGTGCATGTATCAATAAGTGTATTTgatttgtttgtttttttattttgggATGCCCAACCATTTAACTACTTTTTAAACGTCACTATAGTGAGCTTTAcatacaaattatattctctacatttttataccTTTTAATTGGTAagtgtttaaaaaaataagacaagttttttttttaatttatgcaataataaaagtaaaacaTGTTAGTAAAGCTAGGCAAAGCTacatatatgttatatatgaacatataaacttcaaaaaaaaaaaaagataaaataaagacaCAGGTTTGTGCTACTTTTCAACTTTAACGATTTGAGAGTATCCGTTTTTGTCTTTCCTAACTTTGTAGAAACAATTTGTTAAGCCATATTGTGATAAAGCATCTACAAAATAAGTATCATGTGTAATTAGAATAAGTTGAAATGATGaactattttttcttaGATCAACAATATTAGCAATTAAATTAGCTAGATTTTTAGAGTTTGATTTATCTAAATTTGTTGTAGGTTCATCTAATGCTAATATTCCACATTTAATAGAAAATGATTCTGCTAAAGCTAAACGAATTATTATTGAAGATAAAACTTTTTGACCTGATGAACATCTACCCTTCATATCTAATTCACAATTATCTTTTACCATAACAACTCTATAATTATAAGATCTtctttgatttattttttcattattttctatttctAAATCcgattttatatatatataatctaTATCAggattattatatactcttctccataaattttttatagataaattaatttcttgcatttttaaagaatgaaatttaataattgcTTGATCAAAACTGTTATGAAAATTTGATAAAtcttttattacatttttatatacacatatttctattaatttttttttatattcattatctatattttcatagGATCCTgattttatatctttttttaatttttctatatactCATTTCGTAAGCATATCTTTCCTTGAAGTTCTCcttcttttatttgaatatcagtaatacattttttacactcttctattttactttttaatatttccttttctatatttattattttttctaatttttttttatacattggATGATCAAATGTGTctcttaaaaatttatgaatatCTATATTCGATTGATGATTCATTtgaaatgtttttattataaactCGATTTCATTAATCTgattttgtattatattcttttctgtttctattttttttttcattcccA
The nucleotide sequence above comes from Plasmodium vinckei vinckei genome assembly, chromosome: PVVCY_01. Encoded proteins:
- a CDS encoding nucleoside diphosphate kinase, putative, which produces MTEEKCIFIILPDVTNNFKDDEVIEKLEEKDFIILKKKKVHLTKFDVREIFTYKPEQYNSIDAFYEYIESGLCVICLVENKNGDTRAKLNHLIKNKSILIKDESYFECLEYQCNLQYKDIPFYFSKNEWYFIRDINYFFPSLDKTNLERNLIIIKPDVIEQNKISDVINDILNFNLLIVSVKRETLSIEKAKEIYEHSVDKPYYSSLIDFMTSDKGIVCLAVEGTNCVSRSRILCGPSLSMMGFENIPIGCLKRKYGTDEVRTAVHLPDEDRIDKEINMFFSKSQFKNENAILVIKKSVMKPENLTILRMYLKEYGFNILEEKIVPTNENILNELQKEGINEIINWDKEKFMIIIILSRINCITSLFYLMGSKSVNESKTKRPNSIRSIFCINNDDIILVKNINNIKILTKKYFNNGQYNNIITVDQINNFFFYKNFNYLKNEENNIKLKTILVECFQNLCQEKPDPNIANLWINQWIDKYMNIDIRQFNENVKNEGEPCDNIKPKWGKKEKKNIKKNKNFIIIPNINEENEIVKYFEKINYINLNLNELCNKEEKNNSLLGKKIEFTKKKYKNLTVELIKRILKETLEKNKSYNKYILTNFSHIIDLSKLIQTDIIPDSYCLLSNSENALPINETGLGEEGKKASSEIDINKNDEYKNFLLFLKNKDMNGIGEFNCNSIGHTFLNKGKIFIYRNKDNYFYEFKKKFKNNIIIFFGVKTKKMQNMINFFIDNYNYIYINHLSLLNSKDRCTKMRGNKENHYDSITDDEQDLDVDVDPDEDEEFSSGAYSPGFSSLIYSNIIEKIIRLQNNNYKNIILCNPPINEKYINLVRQKTNSNITYFYFKCNMDIHFKEIYNKEKNDEQFVEEINEKPSLDNNCKLIQSHIYYQNKIIENLQDKPYFYKFNLNEKENDTPQDCNKYLYNIFDVLKKKIILICNTTNIDTSFVGLYLQYKYPDIMFCDLNNINETNEITNKNNTRRIIDEVFHDFNNEHKEYENKSVLINIIINKMLHVCSQINSSYFIFSGFPTNLKLKDLQKLDFFFDIKLCIFIGNNISYLSSLEFSKSVKESFSSIFYYFQSMGTLLTLDLNEKFKTDVAIPVEADQTNADELKVENCLDQNLREVTEVNNRSNPTGSFLDANFINVESKTQLSDDVKIEILMKIEKKIKPKLIIYNCPDKYDLTKYLKEKNNNKNKLYQYIFYEDIFKDVHTSIVENESEEYLSKLLKQKKDQIKIEVYIKYLKQKLRNSTDYLFSNIVLLNPPKGEEKEVEAEVEAEPNEWNGIDDIYNLIELKKIVHFIYFKKVEELQKGEKISLSILNDYKILSQDGLKNGADTVPNEIAEVDMDFKNEGIKLGDSLNFRSCIEYNEDRNGFEDLLDGEVTKSSAADQDNKQESDTDQDNKEQSDTDQENKEQSDTEKEEETSVIDINHEEKNDKNIKRPKDDDEWKCNKESENNINSILSKYPNVEYSCIYLNRNIPNNCENIFCPKIIILFIPQNIYLQFYMSFMICSVLKNIISINMKNIYDIKYVKEKIKKGIREGRKKNETNEIMNFINIEKQGLENSTINNLNNCVEIKTMFETIINKIKNTDNNILLTGFPIVQNKYNISDYFYQLNFLKDFKIDGIISLYFDSLYLDNLTSHGNISLNEYTKMTEFIKKEFTCKHKLYFKTINTQNDINNVLTNISQMFQSP